Genomic DNA from Buchnera aphidicola (Nurudea shiraii):
TATTTTAATTATAACTGACAAAGAAAATAGAGAACTTTTACCTTCAATCGTTAATTATAGCTTTCCTCGTCCTGTTGTTGGATGGAATGCTAAAAATAAAATTTTATATGATCCCACTAATACGATTACTTCAGTAAAACGTTTAATTGGACTTTCTTTAAAAGAAATTAAACAATTATATCCTTATTTACCATATAATTTTAAAGAAATAGAAAAAAAAAACGTTTCATTTATAGTTAAAAATTCTACTATAAATGTTATTGATGTATCCAGTCAAATTTTTCGTATACTAAAGCGTCGTGTTGTTTCTTTATTTAAAAAAGACATAGAAGGGGTAGTAATTACTGTTCCTGCACATTTTAATGATATACAAAGACACAACATAAAAAAAATAGCACAGTTAGAAAATTTACATGTGTTACGTTTATTAAACGAACCGACAGCAGCAGCTATTGCTTATGGTATGCATTTAAAAAATAAAGGAATTATTATCATATATGACTTAGGAGGAGGAACATTTGACGTTTCTATTCTTAGTTTAAATAAACATGTTTTTGAAGTATTATCTACTGCTGGGAGTACACATCTAGGAGGAGATGATATTGACTATTTATTATTAAATTATATTAAAAATAAATTTTTATCATTTAATTCAAATGATTTTCTATTAGAACAAGAACTACTAAATTTAGCTAAAACAATTAAAATTAAATTAAGTTTTGAAAATTGCGTTTCTGTTAAATTTAAATCACAAAAACTCCAAATTACTCAAGTAGAATTTAATAATTTAATTCAACCTATTATCGTAAAAACATTAAATATTTGTCAATCTGCACTTAAGTCTGCTAATATTTCTATAAAAAACGTTGATAACGTTATTTTAGTAGGAGGATCTACATATATTCCTATTATTAGAAGATATGTTGAAGAATATTTTAAACAATCTCCTCTTTTTTCAATTAATCCAGATCAAGTTGTAGCTGTAGGAGCAGCAATACAAGCTAATAT
This window encodes:
- the hscA gene encoding Fe-S protein assembly chaperone HscA, whose translation is MTIIKKIKYNSKKNINKKTMYFGIDFGTTYSLIATTFLKNILIITDKENRELLPSIVNYSFPRPVVGWNAKNKILYDPTNTITSVKRLIGLSLKEIKQLYPYLPYNFKEIEKKNVSFIVKNSTINVIDVSSQIFRILKRRVVSLFKKDIEGVVITVPAHFNDIQRHNIKKIAQLENLHVLRLLNEPTAAAIAYGMHLKNKGIIIIYDLGGGTFDVSILSLNKHVFEVLSTAGSTHLGGDDIDYLLLNYIKNKFLSFNSNDFLLEQELLNLAKTIKIKLSFENCVSVKFKSQKLQITQVEFNNLIQPIIVKTLNICQSALKSANISIKNVDNVILVGGSTYIPIIRRYVEEYFKQSPLFSINPDQVVAVGAAIQANMLTQKNTKNNILLLDVVPLSLGIEIMGGVVEKIIFKNTKIPISQTREFTTFKDNQESILIHVLQGEENTVKKCKSLFKFVLSNIPKKPAGKTIVIVKFQIDVNGILSIIAKIKSTNIKKKISINSIYKLNELKTFNMIEKN